Below is a genomic region from Polypterus senegalus isolate Bchr_013 chromosome 13, ASM1683550v1, whole genome shotgun sequence.
TGGGCCCTTCAACAGGTGAAAGCCAAATAGGGCTACTTTTTGAATGACAAAAGTGTTACGTGTAatgtgttttcttgttttatgGTATTAAGCAAATCATGCATAAAATTGTAGTGTAAAATGGCTCAGAGAATATAATAGAGGCCAGAAGAACACGTCAGCCTAGTGATTTAATCAGGAAACCATCAGACACATTCATAGACTGTGCAGTAATTTATTACAGATGAAAGCATTTGAACTTGATACTCTATATTTTGAAACTGCTGTCAATGTGGGCTCTAGTTCCAATAATTCTGATAAGAATCATGACAGTAtccagttaaaaaaagaaaaaacagagttACCTCAAATCATTGCTTCTTTGTGCAAACCTGTTAACATATTTCATGTCATACATTAGAAAAACATCACTGCTTTGTTAAAGACCTAATGGCTTAATGACAGAGTAGTATGAGCTTCTGATAAACATACAAAAGTATTTAGTATGGGTggccatgttaaaatatatatacagagagagagatagagagttCAGTGTGGCAGGATATGCTCCAACATCCACCACTCCAAATTGGATAGATAGAGTGTGTTTGGTGATTATcagatttgttaaaaatacaTGATTTTAAGAATTATCCCTCCTCATTCACCAGTCACTCGGGACTAAACAGATGATTACTTGAAGAAGAAAAGCTACATGTCAAATCTGAATACAAGGTTTTCAATGTTACTTTAGCCCCAAGTTAAAAAGTTTAAGATCTTACTTCAGACATTTAATAGTATTATTAATAGTCAGGcagtcagttattgtccaacccgctatatcctaacacagggtcacaggggtctgctggagccaatcccagccagcacagggtgcaaggcaggcacaaacccccgggcagggcgtcagcccactgcagaataTTAATAGTTCCCCCATCTATTTATAATGAAGGGTAATTTGGGCTAGAACCTATGTtaataacaagaagaagaagatatagaagaagaagaagaagaagaagaagaagaagaagaagaagaagaagaggaggaatagTATGTATTTGTCAACAATTTATTAATATGATTTtaaagacaaaagcagaaatgtcatttttttagaGGTTTTAAAGAAGCACATTGTATTGTATAGTGCAGAATATCAGAGCAGATTTATAAGAGGATGCTTCTGTCTGTAGTATTCACATAATAGGTGTATCGCTCTGTCCAGTCCACTATTATAAATTGTCATATTTCAACACAGTTCTCCTGATGGGAAgctttatgtattcattttgctaGTAAAAAGCATCTATTTCTTTGTTTAGATTTATCTTTTTAGTTTTTCAAACAGTTTTTAGAgcccaattaattaattaataaggaTATTATTTgactataaaaaatgtttaaaaacatttgataCAATTTTTTAGTAGCTTTGTTGCTGCACACTTCCAGATACggtactgtaaaaaaaactccattaatttaaaatatctgcAGCAAGAAACAGATCTTTGTTGCTGTTGACAGTTTAACAAAATCTGAGTGGATTCCAAATATACTATATAAGAAAactatattgtttttctttttcaagactaACACTCCAATACTCATTTTCACTGATTtgaggcaatttttttttaaattgactaaAAGTACAAGGCCACTCACAAAATGAAGTGTTATGGATTTTTCTTAGCCTGGACAGCCCTTTCAGTAAACACATAAAACTTTCATTTTCAAAGCTGTTGGTAGCAGTTAATGTATATGAAATGGTGTGTGCAGAAATGAGAACAAATTCAAATTAACAATGCacagcttaaaaaatatatatataaaatataaaaaaaatatctaatgaTGGCCAATATTTGGTAAATTATCAGGTCCTCCaactgggggttggtggcaggattggcactgcagCTACCGTAAAAAACATCACACTGTTTCACTGTGGGGAGGTGCACGTGGATAAATGCTGTGCTGTTGTTCTCCTTCTTAAGCTTTTTTCTGTTTCGCTTTTTTCTTACCTACCTTTTGTTAATTTCTAATTAGTAACTTCATTCATTTACAAttcatttgtgttaattttaGGGATCTATTTTCTAATTTagcatttaaatgttaatttgtgttttgtctttATTCCCAGTTTATTTCCAAATAAAGTCGTTACTGTAGGTTTACTTGAATTTTGCAATGTGCTAGTGTACAGGAGAAGGAAAACATGCTTTGTTGTTGGTTCAAGTGCAACATAAATCAGCCTAATGCTATACTATGACACAAAAGACACCTCATACACCTGTCACATTAGAAACAAGACAGTAAACAGTTACACAAATAAACTAAAGGATAAACAGGAACTTTAAGAATCTTAACAATTAACAATTTACACTGTTTGTTGATAATGACAAGTATAGCAGCAATCAATAACAGTTAAGGAATCCTAAAAGCTTGAGAAAAAGCTGTTACTGTACCTAGTTGTGCCGCTCTGAAGACTGTGGTACCGTTAGTGGGTTGAGGTACTTGTGGCTACTATAATTCTACTTGGCAGTAATTTTTTTAACTAAGGCACATCAAGTGCCTAATTATGTATGATATATTTAGATTCCATCTTTTAGGCTGTTCTGAAAAATGTTAACTTGAAATGtttcagaaaaataacatttatttagtaTATTCAAACTATTTTTTCAATGAGAATAATCCTACATTGCTTCCTATAAAAAGGTGCTGGTGCACCTTATTTGTAGTGACAGAGAGCACCAAACACCATATTTGAgtaacaaaaaaagtttaaaaatgaatgccaCAAAGCATGAATGCTACAAAATAAACTGCAAGGGTTTTTGTAGCCCTACAAAACTAAAGCCCTGATACTATCTAACCTTTAAAGAGCACATAAATACcatatacaaaaaaatcaatggaaaattaaatgatttacttaacacaaaaagggaagaaaaagcaGGAACAAACATAACCTCCAGAAAAATACAACCAAGAACTTTATGAACATTGTGTTATATGTATGCAGTATTGTAGCTGGAAGATACAATAAAGAAAAGGCTGCCATGTAATCTGTTGCAAATCCCCTCTTTTAAGCATCCACTGCTGCCATGTCTCGCACATCATTAATGGCAAAACACCACAGAGCACCTACACTAAAAGCCAATCCTCACAACCACCTCAGAGATGCGAGCAATAAATTCAtcattaaatgaataaaagtaaaaaaaagcattCAGCAAACACCACCAGGTGAGAAATCTAACTGGTAGCTTcttataaaaatatagaaaagaatGCATTAGACCAAGATGCCACATCAGGCTGTTGTTATAAATCTTCATTTCTGggcattctttttaatttccacAGATCATATTTGAATTataacttgtttttatttgttcatttttatcatAATGGATATAATGCCATTACAGGACCATTTTCATTGCAATTCTTTCGGTTAATGCAAAATTTTCAGTTCTTGCAAGACTTCACGACTGTGTTGCCTGACATCATCATGAGCTGTAGTATGCAGAGTATCCTAGCTTTTGGTTTTCAATAAAAACTTTGCATGTATTAATGATTTGGTTTGGATACCTACTTTGATTCCTGAATTATGAAttagtcttttttcttttttattcacaaTTCTGTTAGATGAATAATTACTGAGCCTTTTCCTGAATTTTAATATAGACAAacccttttctttttgataagAAAGTTAACTTTATCTTTCCTGATGCACAtataatcaaaacattttttgctcCGGCTGCCTGTCATTCTGTTTATTACAGCtattcatttggaaaaaaaaaaatattctatatTGACTCTGGCAAGAACTGTTCCACAGAATCACACACAAAATACTGACTATCTGAAGTTCTTCAATATTTCCAAATGAACCTCCATTTTAACATGCTTTACCTGAAGCGATTATCCCCTTTCAAGATGTCCATGACCGTTCCAACTGGTGGAGTAATGACCTTGTCAACAGTGAAGAGTGTGCCAAATCTGCCCTTCTTGTCATGGGCTGCAATGCATGCATTTTCAATGCATATagactgagaaaacaaaacaaatatgaatGTAATGTTTAACATTTTGACAAACCATTGCAGAACAGTTTCATATTTCTGAAGATTGTAGTGTGGTCTATTTTTCGTTACACTAAACTACTATTATACTAGGTAATTACACTGAGCACTGTAAATTTCCAGCATTTGTCTggcatttttcaaacattttaatgtcatttttttcaagtACTTTTGGACTTTTTTGGGGCGTTTTTCAGGTGCTTTTCAAACACTTTTCCAGCATTTTCTAGTGTTTTGTAGAGAAAATATGATTAACATCACTTCCATTTTGTAGGTTTTGAGATGTTGTCATGTTATGAAGCGATTGTTATGTTTCCAGAATGCCTTCAATGATTTTAATGCTTGCATTCTTGGTGATCACAGTACTGAAGGGCAGGGTTCATCAGGGTTGTTAGTGCAAATATTGGGTGCACCCTCTTCTGTGGCAATGGGAGCCAAGAGGACAAATCTGGACTCTTTATGGAGTAGATAGTATCCTAAAAAATTCCAGGATTACAAATGGGTGTTGATAAGCACATACAGTAAGAGTCATTGTGTTATTTCACTCAAAAATTGTCTGTTGCTGTTGGTGCAACATCATGCAAGTGCGTTAACTTCAGTCATGTAGTAACAACTAGTGAGGAACAGGTTATCGTGTACAGCAGTAATCAATTCAAAAGAACTGAATAGACATTGTATGATACACATTTAATCTTGCGTAGATTTAGAGTGCATTTAATCTGCCCAGTTTAGGCACTGATCATCATAGCAGCACTGGATGTAATGCTAGAAGCCCATGCAGCAGACAGTGCACTGATCATTTTCAGGGCTCAGTCACACTGTCAGGCAAAAGAGTGTGCTTTGAGTAATCTGGTAACAGGAATGTATTAAAAAagtatctgtttagttttaatccagttatttgaTAAActtattttgaaacagtgtgatctggtaACATATTGGCCAGCTTTCAGCCGGGGGCTTGGATTAGGATTGGATGTTATTTACATCATGAAGgactaaatgtattttcttaactgagaagtattactgacacattttaattattcagtgttaaaacaggtAACAATTCTCAGTTCAACTCAATAATCAAGATCAATCCAGATATTGAGGGGTACATGGAAATCTCATATGGCATTGTGAGGAAAAGCTCTGCGCTACCACTCTACCTATTTGTCCAAACACCTGTACTAAACTTTAACCTGATTCAaactaaatgtactgtataacctGTAACGTTTGTTGAACTCTGAACTCCGATGCATGGACGGGACAATGCCGGTAATTTTTTAATAGTTTCAATGTTCTGCTTCATCCAGGGAGAGGCGTTGGCTTCCTGAAAAATGCTTCCAAAatcctcttttgttttcttttatcggCATTTAATTAGCGTTACCTCTGCTGTCGATGAAACAAGCATTTAGTTGAAAATGCCTCAAAACTGCTGCATGCAGGAGTTTTCGAAATAGCTCACTGTTAAAATACTTTGGTGTGTGTAGTGTCTTTGAAAATATTGGCAAATATCTTTTCAAGTGGTTTAGGCGCATTCTGGTCTAGCACTAAAACGACTGAAAAACGCTTATATGTGAATAGGCCCTTATAGTCTGgatgtcaaataaacaaaaaaaagctatGACAATTATCACATATGTTATAGATAAAATCTTGTAAAGGCAGTCTACGTCGAAAGGTACCAGAGACTGTCCTGATTGTCAGAGATTGGGAAAACCTATTCTACAATAATTCTGTATCAGAACTTCACCATAATATGCTTTTTAAGAAGTATTTGCTCACCTTCATGTCTTGCAGCACGTTTACCAACATATTGCTTCATGTCCATGTTAAAGTGCCTTTTACACTTCCACTATTGTGCTTCTTTAACAGCTTGACTTTAGCAGTCATCCACCCTAATCTCATGAACATGTCCAGATATCTGCTAAATTGGCTGTTTATTTGCTTTTGGGAAATGACAGTTAATGCTATTCCGAAGCTGCAACCCTTTCTTGTTCAACATTTTCCTATCTTTAAACTAAAACTAGCCATTATAGGTTTGTGACTTTTATTTCATAGATACTCACTGTTTCCATCGTCTATTGATATCCTTTTCTTTGTCCTTTGGGgacacaatatatttatatttgcatgCAATAATGTTGCTTAGGGTTCCTTTATAGGAACATTGACCGTGCATTTCCCCCTTAAATGAAATTACTCTCTTTTGCACTAGGTATCATAACTCTTCTCTGTCACTCTTCTGAGCTCATTCATTAGTAAACAATACTTCCTTCTTTTCTGGCATTTCTTCAGGTCATTTCTTAAAAGTGTCTGCCTCATCAGCAAAACATTCTCCTTCTAGAGAAGCTgattttcagtttggcaggatttGCATCTTCTTGGGAAAAATGCCAATTTATCTAACATTGTTTTAATATGCTGCAGGTGGAAACATCAATATAAGTTTTTCACAAAGAAATGTTAATGTTATTGGTGTTGTACCCATGCAAttgaaaaatatgtatttgtgttGCCTAGGTTTTAAAAGGAATGACGTATGTTTATTATTGAATATTAGAAACTTCACTAAGTAACAGTAAGGTTTTGTCTTAGTTACTTAAATTGCTTATCTATTCTTCTACTTTCAGAACCAGTCTTCCATTAAATGTTCAGAGGAAGTCAGTCTATCCCACCATATATGTGAAGAGAACATATGAATGCTGCACAGACAACAAATTTGcctaaataaaaaacagatcCATAGAGTTGTCAAACTGGATTATTAACCACTGTGTCACTCCATTGTCCTGTACTGTAAAATGAGAACTCTTAtatgtttatacattttaattctgaaaatgttgtgGACTCGTGCCAAGAGTTTTCAGAACATAAACTGCTGTTGAAATAACCCAGCACTCTACACACTTAAGCAAATGTCATGATTTAAGCAGGACGCTCACATTACGGTAGACGAAAACTCTAAGCTTCACTCCCTCCAGGGTCTCCAGATTTTGGGCATGGTATAGATGCTTAGAGGAAAGCTGCTCTTTAACAATGTGAtttcttaaaattgttttaacttCTGGAGTAATTCTTAGACTTGCacctgaaaaagaaaagatttgtgcTGTTGTTAGATTCTACTGCTGGAGTACAAATATGTGTGCATTTGATTTAATCTCAGCTGTTCACTGTTAGAAAGATTTCACTTGTCTGAAAAGAAGAACTAGAATTTTTGTGTTACTATTACTTTAAACACTTTTCATACATATGTGCTTAatgctacatttttattaatgacaCAAATGTAATAGACGATAACTCATTGTATTTTTTAGATTAGCTAATTGTAATATAAATTACAATAGAAAACACAGAGATATCTAGGTCGGTCATCTTGCTTTAGTGGAAATAGAAATGGTTAAAACAATAATACACCCTTACATTTATAACATTTGCCCTAATAAATGATAACAATTACGAACTGTTATTAAGTTTACCTTGGAAAGCATCATCCATGGGTGCAAGGAGAGTGAGTGCCTCACTACCAGTCAAAAAGGAATTCAGTCCAGCTTGACCAAAGAGCTCCATAGCTTTTGTTACAGATGATCCTTGTCCCAACTCAAAAAGAGTTTTAGCTTGAATTGAAAATggtatgttaataaataaaaatgacagattttttattgttaaaatgcCTTTGgcctttaataatatttttcctTCACAATGAATGATATACAGTGCATGTTGATATATATCcactaatatataaaaataacattatattcttGTGTTGAGGAACTCATAATAAGGTATCCAAAAACAAGGcaattttttccatgtttagaATGCTGACAGATGTATATCTAAAATGGTCATGGACCAAACAATTTGACAAACTACTGTGATATGCTCACCTGAATCTGGTATGAGAAGTTCACTGATGTAGTGAATGATGCCATTGGTTCCCAGTTGATCTTTCTTGGTAATAATTGCTTTTCCATTAAGGGTCAGGCCACTTCCATCACATCCCACCTCCAACACAGTTCCCTGCAAGGTCTCCATGGGGGTGCCTGCCACGATGGCTTCAGAGCATTGGATTGACTTCAGAATGTGGTAGTTCAACAaatctaacaaaaaattttcacaATAAGGTAATGTATAGTGCATTTGTGGAAAAAAGGTAaatggcttttattttttttatttacagtacttagaAATGTGTCTATTGTGAAATCTATGGGACTATCGAGAACAACTGAAGTTGACCTGTAAACTATTATCTCACCCTTCAGAGCAACTGGATCGCCAAGAATTCTGTTGAGCGTCTCAGAAGGTATTTTCTCAAAGGCATCATTAGTTGGAGCAAAGAAAGTATATTGACCTTCACCACTCAGTACGGTGCTTAGACCTGCTGCAGCCACAGCAGCCTGCAGAATAAAGAGCAAATGATTTAATAGAAATTATGTCTTGAATACTAAACCACAaattaatcagcaaaatgaactgggataaattaaaatgaacaaagagtTACTTTAACACCATCCTTTAACACTCAATATTTTGCTGTGTATATGatatatcaaaacaaatattATAGTGATATTTGGCTGCTTTAGCTTTTCCTCTGAGATATCTACAATAACATAAAGCAATCCTACAGAGTAAGTCAAAGGGTACTCACTCGCAGTGTCTCTAGGCTGTCCTCCAGCTCAATTGTATCCTGAATTGTACTAGTAATAGAAGTAATGACACGATCAATGACGTGCACCACTCCATTAGTTGCATGCTGGTCAGCTTTCATCAAACGGGCACAGTTTACTGTCACAATCTGAAAAACAACAAGTAAACTATGATTTCTTTGGGTATTGTTTATCAGACGTTAACATGTAAGTATAATATTCATAgtactttatttaagaaaaacagaaaatgagcaCCCAGTGTTAAACTCACAAGAGTTTCCACATTAAGTGAAAGTTGATTGTATCCATGTGCACATGTTGCTATACCCTAAATGCTATTACAGAAGGTGctcacacaaaatatattttgctacTAGCAAGTGATTCTTCTAAAATGTAAGCTAAAGGCAACAGTGGAAGTATGTAAtgagcagaagaaaataaaataaattacaaatttcaGTAGTGATTACAGCTAAACACAAAGAGAAGACGTATTATCACTGATGAATGCTAACAtgcatttctggaaaaaaattcttttaacATTACTTTAAACAGGAACATCAATTCAGGAACATAAATTCTTCTCCTACTTTTGAAAATGGTATATGGATGATTAAGAAAGTTGGAGACCAATTCATTGAGAGGTTTAATGCATTACCAGTACTCTTTGGTCTTCAGCAGTATCTATAACATTTCCCAAAAAAGTAAAAGGTAATCCCACTGCTAGCTTAGTGGTCACCACATTGAAAGCACAATACATTagcttttacaaattattttaactgTGTATATTACCAAActaaaatgtgaataaaacaaaacctTAAGATACTCACTCCATTGGGGTAATGATGGATATAAACATTCAGGTCTTGATACATGGAGGGAATGGCCATTCCATGTTTAAGATCATCAGTTGTGAGTCTTTTGTTGACCATATGGTAATGAAGAGCATTCAGCAGCTCAATGTTAACATTGCTAACCAGAGCATCTAGAATTTCCTGTAAGATCCAAGTCAATTATTATATTACAATggacaaaatgtgaatatttaacaaagatatttgcatataatttaaaaattggttTACTTGATTTTGcaatctcattttttttaaaacaattcttcTGGTGAGGGTCACAGTGACACAAGGCCAAGCAGCTCAGCCCAGATTTCCCTGTCCTGAGCTTTAtggtgtactcacactggcaatttgTTCTGTGCCTGAGAATATTTGTCCACATGTAACCTCACAAAGTCTAATTCGTTTGAGTAGTGTGATTGCTCTGTACTGGGCAAACCATACCTTGCCCTGGCCCACTTGGAAGAGGTGGGCACAAGCatggttcaacaacaacaacaacaacatttatttatatagcacattttttatacaaacactgtagctcaaagtgctttacatgattgagagaaaaaagacaaaataagtaagaattaaaattagggaacactaattaacatagaataaaagtaaggcctgatggccagggagggcagaaaaaacaaaaaaaactccagacgactggagaaaaaaaaaaaaaatctgcaggggttccaaggccacgagaccacccagcccactctaggcattctacgtaacataaatgacctcaatcagtcctcatggtattcagggtacACATGGAAGAGCTTGATGATGACTCATGTACGTGCAGcaaaattaacagcaaaatgcccACAATAGATCTGTAAGAGGATAGGGCATtatccaaaacaaccacaaaataagcaaaatcatTGTGACATGTATGCTGTCATTCTATAtttggatcttgttttggctttacacaaagtcgtATGGGTCATGACGATAGTGTGCCCGGGTGAAGAACATTAAACCCAGTAGCTGTGCAGGCAGGCAGGGGAGAAGGGACAGGGGGCAATCGTGTTTGTGCATGGTACTGAACAAATGTGTCTAGTGTGAGTACACTCTTAGTTTCCAGCCCCACATGGAGAATTCCCAGGCATTCTCAAGCGAACAGAGAAATATAAtacctccagtgtgtcctggatTGGCCATAGGGCCAATCACTTAGTGGGAGATGCCCAAAGGAAGTCAACCAAGGGGTCATTCTCATAATATGCCCAAActacctcaactgactcctcttgatgcggagtaTCAGCAACTTTGCTTTGAGGCTCTCCTGAACAGCTTCTTACCCATGGCTGGTTTTCATTAACTACTTGAAGTCGAAAAAATGTCAACACTGAaatatttcagtttcagtttggcTATTTTGCTTAATTCTGAGGAGGTTCAAGGTAAATGTGTCACAAACAAAAGCTATCAGTGCATGTTTCATTAATATCTTGATTCTTTTGCATTTGTGCAGGAGGTGACCTCAGATTTGGTCATCTAAACAAGTCAGGTTTCCAAATATGTGCAGATGGAGAAAACAAAATGTCTGCTACAAGCTGCTAAGAAACAAGTAACAACTCTTCTTTTGTGAGCAACTAACAAAATTTTACTCCTAgtaaatttttcactctgatacAGCTTTCATAGAAAGCAAGGCATAATATATACCTAATATATCAACACCAGTTATCCTTGTGTACAAGAAGTTCAAATAATGTCTTACCGCAGGTAGTGCAGCCCAAGCATCATTGCTAGGAGAAAAAATGGTGTAACTGCCTGGTCCTTCAATTTCTGCCTGCAAACCAGACCTCTCAGAGTACATCTTGGTGGTGGTAGAACCTACAGTCCCCAGGGTGTTGAATATGTTGGTGAGGGGGAGAGCTgtcacaaacaaagaaaaaacaacatggTTCATTGCAAAAAAGAGAATCATGTCTCATATGAATATATGGAAGAGACTGTAGTTTGTCAGCATATGCAATTTCTTAAATTGACTGAAATAGGTTCAATGTATTTAAAACTGGatgcagttttgaaaaaaaaaatctaatgcttGATATATgctcataattaaaaaataacattttcagttcAACAGCTTCCAGTATTCTTTCCTGTGATTCTGCAGTGAAGGACGTTAAAAATCTTATTAAAAGACTTATTCTCAAAGACAGCCAAAActaatttatataattaaactTAAAAGCCAATCATATTTTGTAGCTGACAGATGTTTACTATTTCCTGGTGTGATTTTCAGAATCCCCAAACATACAATATCAATTAAATTATATAATCAGTAATTTTGACTGTACAATTTTAAAGTCTGCAggaaacaaagaatttatttatttcaaataatcACTTCTCATTAGGTTACAATGAAGTGTgaaaatgcataaattaaaacactatgatagcaggtcaggtcaggttggggagcatgcactggtacagtgcattgccgcacccacaacatgacgaaacaactcaggatcccggtttgcaaccccccaggcagacacacggtccagtcccaccctccggaaatgaccctctatctgccacagacaggtgttacgtgggcgaccccttggcctggtccagccactcggttcCCCAACAATGAGTATCTTATAAGCCgggtcaccc
It encodes:
- the tgfbi gene encoding transforming growth factor-beta-induced protein ig-h3, yielding MKLLALATFALALYTTVLSTRSPYQQVLQHSRIRGRQHGPNVCAVQQIDGTDKKYFTNCKQWYHRKICGKPTMITYECCPGYEKIPGEKGCPAALPLTNIFNTLGTVGSTTTKMYSERSGLQAEIEGPGSYTIFSPSNDAWAALPAEILDALVSNVNIELLNALHYHMVNKRLTTDDLKHGMAIPSMYQDLNVYIHHYPNGIVTVNCARLMKADQHATNGVVHVIDRVITSITSTIQDTIELEDSLETLRAAVAAAGLSTVLSGEGQYTFFAPTNDAFEKIPSETLNRILGDPVALKDLLNYHILKSIQCSEAIVAGTPMETLQGTVLEVGCDGSGLTLNGKAIITKKDQLGTNGIIHYISELLIPDSAKTLFELGQGSSVTKAMELFGQAGLNSFLTGSEALTLLAPMDDAFQGASLRITPEVKTILRNHIVKEQLSSKHLYHAQNLETLEGVKLRVFVYRNSICIENACIAAHDKKGRFGTLFTVDKVITPPVGTVMDILKGDNRFSTLVGAIQKAGLTETLNRPGTYTVFAPTNEAFRAMPSADLNKLMGNPRQLANILKYHIGEELVVSGGVGSHFRLKSLQGERLDLNMKNYTVNVNKMPVSESDMMATNGVVYAIDSVLQIPVFRPMADEVSFSRKASAMKVGTILKEGDYAEKLIKAHSRRHATRTH